The Erigeron canadensis isolate Cc75 chromosome 4, C_canadensis_v1, whole genome shotgun sequence genome window below encodes:
- the LOC122597803 gene encoding PI-PLC X domain-containing protein At5g67130-like isoform X1: MFNFASNMFIAILLTATFLFISSSSAIVFNYPEIQSCVNDTTCGSGSLCGTCSANVSRCIRIQPHSPIRKVRGLPFNRYSWLMTHNSYARMGHKSDTGSVLLAPMNQQDSVTAQLNNGVRGLMLDMYDFENDIWLCHAFHGKCYNYTAFQPAINVLKEVQAFLEEKPTEIITIIIQDYVTSQSGLTKIFKASGLGKFWFPVSRMPNNGSDWPTVDSMIHENQRLVVFTSKSSKEASEGIAYVWRYVVGSQYGSEGMKNGSCPNRAESEPMNTTSRSLVLLNHFPDTPDFIESCNHNSAPLIDMMNTCHEANGDRWPNFIAVDFYKRSDGGGAPAAIDFANGQLVCGCDSIDSCRPKMAFGDCTALEASPAEAPNIVASTAAPLTASATRTGGGFGSSFANSSGQHLQLDLFALGIIFMGASVFFFSISELAGEHEARTRSSQ, translated from the exons ATGTTCAATTTTGCATCAAACATGTTCATCGCAATTCTCTTAACCGCTACATTTCTGTTCATCTCATCTTCTTCAGCCATCGTCTTCAATTATCCT GAAATACAGAGTTGCGTTAACGATACGACCTGTGGTTCCGGATCACTTTGCGGAACTTGCAGCGCTAATGTTAGTCGATGTATTCGTATTCAGCCTCATAGTccaattcgtaag GTGAGAGGATTGCCGTTTAATCGGTATTCGTGGTTGATGACTCATAATTCATATGCTAGAATGGGACATAAATCGGATACAGGATCGGTTCTACTTGCACCGATGAACCAGCAGGATTCTGTTACTGCTCAACTCAAT AATGGTGTGAGAGGTCTGATGCTCGATATGTATGACTTTGAGAACGATATCTGGTTATGTCACGCCTTTCATGGAAAGTGCTACAACTATACAGCATTT CAACCTGCTATAAATGTTCTGAAAGAGGTTCAAGCGTTTCTAGAAGAAAAACCTACAGAAATCATCACCATAATCATTCAAGACTATGTTACCTCTCAAAGCGGTTTAACCAAGATCTTTAAAGCTTCTGGCCTGGGCAAGTTTTGGTTTCCAGTATCTCGAATGCCAAATAATGGTAGTGATTGGCCCACTGTTGACTCTATGATCCATGAGAACCAGCGGTTGGTAGTATTCACCTCTAAATCTTCTAAAGAGGCTTCTGAAGGTATTGCATATGTATGGAGATACGTGGTTGGAAGTCAAT ATGGAAGTGAAGGGATGAAAAATGGTTCTTGCCCCAACCGTGCTGAGTCAGAGCCTATGAACACCACATCAAGATCACTGGTTTTGTTGAATCACTTTCCAGACACCCCAGATTTTATCGAATCTTGCAACCACAATTCAGCCCCATTAATAGACATGATGAACACTTGCCATGAAGCAAACGGTGATCGATGGCCTAATTTCATTGCTGTTGATTTTTACAAG AGGAGTGACGGTGGAGGTGCACCGGCTGCTATAGATTTTGCTAATGGGCAACTAGTTTGTGGTTGTGACAGCATTGACTCATGCAGG CCAAAGATGGCATTTGGAGACTGTACTGCACTAGAGGCTAGTCCTGCTGAAGCACCAAATATAGTAGCATCAACAGCTGCACCATTAACTGCATCAGCAACAAGAACTGGAGGAGGATTTGGGAGTAGCTTTGCAAATTCAAGTGGTCAGCATCTTCAGTTAGATTTGTTCGCATTGGGGATAATTTTCATGGGTGCTTCCgtcttttttttctctataaG CGAATTAGCTGGTGAGCATGAAGCAAGGACTAGATCCTCACAGTAG
- the LOC122597803 gene encoding PI-PLC X domain-containing protein At5g67130-like isoform X2, translating to MTHNSYARMGHKSDTGSVLLAPMNQQDSVTAQLNNGVRGLMLDMYDFENDIWLCHAFHGKCYNYTAFQPAINVLKEVQAFLEEKPTEIITIIIQDYVTSQSGLTKIFKASGLGKFWFPVSRMPNNGSDWPTVDSMIHENQRLVVFTSKSSKEASEGIAYVWRYVVGSQYGSEGMKNGSCPNRAESEPMNTTSRSLVLLNHFPDTPDFIESCNHNSAPLIDMMNTCHEANGDRWPNFIAVDFYKRSDGGGAPAAIDFANGQLVCGCDSIDSCRPKMAFGDCTALEASPAEAPNIVASTAAPLTASATRTGGGFGSSFANSSGQHLQLDLFALGIIFMGASVFFFSISELAGEHEARTRSSQ from the exons ATGACTCATAATTCATATGCTAGAATGGGACATAAATCGGATACAGGATCGGTTCTACTTGCACCGATGAACCAGCAGGATTCTGTTACTGCTCAACTCAAT AATGGTGTGAGAGGTCTGATGCTCGATATGTATGACTTTGAGAACGATATCTGGTTATGTCACGCCTTTCATGGAAAGTGCTACAACTATACAGCATTT CAACCTGCTATAAATGTTCTGAAAGAGGTTCAAGCGTTTCTAGAAGAAAAACCTACAGAAATCATCACCATAATCATTCAAGACTATGTTACCTCTCAAAGCGGTTTAACCAAGATCTTTAAAGCTTCTGGCCTGGGCAAGTTTTGGTTTCCAGTATCTCGAATGCCAAATAATGGTAGTGATTGGCCCACTGTTGACTCTATGATCCATGAGAACCAGCGGTTGGTAGTATTCACCTCTAAATCTTCTAAAGAGGCTTCTGAAGGTATTGCATATGTATGGAGATACGTGGTTGGAAGTCAAT ATGGAAGTGAAGGGATGAAAAATGGTTCTTGCCCCAACCGTGCTGAGTCAGAGCCTATGAACACCACATCAAGATCACTGGTTTTGTTGAATCACTTTCCAGACACCCCAGATTTTATCGAATCTTGCAACCACAATTCAGCCCCATTAATAGACATGATGAACACTTGCCATGAAGCAAACGGTGATCGATGGCCTAATTTCATTGCTGTTGATTTTTACAAG AGGAGTGACGGTGGAGGTGCACCGGCTGCTATAGATTTTGCTAATGGGCAACTAGTTTGTGGTTGTGACAGCATTGACTCATGCAGG CCAAAGATGGCATTTGGAGACTGTACTGCACTAGAGGCTAGTCCTGCTGAAGCACCAAATATAGTAGCATCAACAGCTGCACCATTAACTGCATCAGCAACAAGAACTGGAGGAGGATTTGGGAGTAGCTTTGCAAATTCAAGTGGTCAGCATCTTCAGTTAGATTTGTTCGCATTGGGGATAATTTTCATGGGTGCTTCCgtcttttttttctctataaG CGAATTAGCTGGTGAGCATGAAGCAAGGACTAGATCCTCACAGTAG
- the LOC122596184 gene encoding uncharacterized protein LOC122596184, translating into MANGMNSALISSARSMEQQYMLMKNTNSAQQSRNSSGGQIAILWDMENCPVPSDVRPDDVAGNIRMALRVHPVINGAVNMFSAYGDFNAFPRRLREGCQRTGVKLIDVPNGRKDAADKAILVDMFLFALDNPPPSSIMLVSGDVDFSPALHVLGQRGYTVILVIPSGNYVSSALSNAGSYVWDWSSVVRGQGFVPPSRSQVTENSEAKNEEEAIVYRGISVVSQSSSGENSSDLTWVQPGDLNGVKSQLMKLLETSGGRLLLGRLPSEYQKAFGRPLYVSEYGSSKLVNFLKKMSDEICVEGQGHNKVVLLKRFSTNAIVKHDRKGKVIREVSSDEFSEDERVVVEELNEKNNEVLNQFKYELQDILVSYSCRIFLGCFESIYQQRYKRPLDCKKFGVRKVEELLEKVNEVVSVYEEPLSKKKFLMAAGL; encoded by the coding sequence ATGGCTAATGGAATGAATTCGGCTTTAATATCATCTGCCAGATCCATGGAACAACAATATATGTTAATGAAAAACACAAACTCAGCTCAACAAAGTCGTAACTCATCAGGTGGTCAAATTGCTATACTTTGGGACATGGAAAACTGTCCTGTTCCCAGTGACGTACGCCCGGATGACGTTGCAGGTAATATCAGAATGGCCTTGCGGGTCCACCCTGTTATCAATGGAGCAGTTAACATGTTCTCTGCATATGGAGATTTTAACGCTTTCCCTCGAAGATTAAGAGAAGGCTGCCAAAGAACTGGTGTGAAGCTTATAGATGTCCCGAATGGCAGAAAAGATGCCGCTGATAAAGCAATATTAGTTGATATGTTTCTCTTTGCTCTCGATAATCCTCCACCGTCTTCAATTATGTTGGTTTCCGGTGATGTTGACTTCTCTCCAGCACTTCATGTACTTGGTCAACGGGGTTACACTGTAATTCTTGTGATTCCGTCTGGAAATTATGTTTCATCTGCTTTAAGTAACGCTGGTAGTTACGTTTGGGACTGGTCTAGTGTGGTCCGTGGACAAGGGTTTGTTCCACCTTCAAGATCCCAAGTCACTGAAAATTCAGAGGctaaaaatgaagaagaagctATCGTATATCGAGGGATTTCAGTAGTATCTCAATCATCATCTGGTGAAAATTCGAGTGATTTGACGTGGGTACAGCCTGGAGACTTAAATGGTGTAAAGAGTCAATTAATGAAGTTGTTGGAAACTTCTGGTGGACGTTTACTTCTTGGGCGTCTTCCTTCTGAGTACCAAAAAGCTTTCGGGAGACCCCTTTATGTTTCAGAATATGGCAGTTCGAAACTAGtcaattttttgaaaaagatgAGTGATGAGATTTGTGTTGAAGGTCAGGGCCATAATAAAGTTGTGTTGCTGAAGAGATTTTCAACGAATGCTATCGTGAAGCATGATAGGAAGGGAAAGGTTATCCGAGAAGTATCTTCAGATGAGTTCTCTGAAGATGAAAGAGTAGTTGTTGAAGAGCTGAATGAGAAGAACAATGAAGTTCTCAACCAGTTTAAATATGAACTGCAGGATATTCTTGTTAGTTATTCTTGTAGGATCTTCCTTGGTTGCTTTGAGTCGATTTATCAGCAACGCTACAAAAGACCACTTGACTGTAAAAAATTTGGTGTCAGGAAGGTTGAAGAACTGTTAGAAAAGGTGAATGAGGTTGTGTCAGTTTACGAAGAACCACTAAGTAAGAAAAAGTTCTTGATGGCTGCTGGTCTATAG
- the LOC122597470 gene encoding uncharacterized protein LOC122597470: protein MHRHTFFALLIANGIPSNGPVAIFWDMENCPIPSNVLPEDAAGNIRMALRHSAINGAVNVLSAYADFNGFSRSLREGCQRTGVKLIDVPNGRKDAVDKAILVDMFLFALDNPPPSSIMLISGDVDFSNSLHVLGQRGYTIIVVFPFGANVSSPLSNAGSYVLDWYSVVRGQGFSPSIRSHEFVKAKNDKIVVREMISTRIQSSLKAQPLDLNGLKSQLVKILKTSGGLLSLARLASMYKKTFGKPLNASEYGTSKLMKLLKKMSDVISVEDQGTEKVVVLLKKHSKKTTKCGLILKKDKSLVKNNKFLFSTS, encoded by the coding sequence atGCACAGGCATACCTTTTTTGCGCTACTAATTGCTAATGGAATACCATCAAATGGTCCAGTTGCTATATTTTGGGACATGGAGAACTGTCCCATTCCAAGTAATGTACTTCCAGAAGACGCGGCTGGTAACATCAGAATGGCATTACGCCACTCTGCTATCAATGGAGCTGTTAATGTGTTATCTGCATATGCCGATTTTAATGGATTTTCTCGCTCTCTACGAGAAGGGTGCCAAAGGACGGGGGTGAAGCTTATAGATGTCCCTAATGGTAGAAAAGATGCTGTTGATAAGGCTATATTAGTTGATATGTTTCTTTTTGCACTTGATAATCCTCCACCATCATCCATTATGCTGATTTCGGGTGATGTGGATTTTTCTAACTCACTTCATGTACTTGGTCAACGCGGCTACACTATTATAGTTGTGTTTCCATTTGGGGCCAATGTTTCATCTCCCTTGAGTAATGCCGGGAGTTATGTTTTGGATTGGTATAGTGTGGTTCGTGGTCAAGGTTTTTCGCCATCTATAAGATCCCACGAATTTGTAAAGGccaaaaatgacaaaatagttGTACGTGAAATGATTTCAACGAGAATTCAATCTTCACTTAAAGCACAACCTTTAGATTTGAATGGTTTGAAGAGTCAATTAGTAAAGATTCTAAAAACTTCAGGGGGTCTTTTGTCCTTAGCGCGGCTTGCTTCCATGTACAAGAAAACTTTTGGCAAACCCCTAAATGCTTCAGAGTATGGAACTTCGAAACTAATGAAACTTTTGAAGAAAATGAGTGATGTGATTTCCGTAGAAGACCAGGGCACGGAGAAAGTTGTAGTATTGCTCAAAAAGCACTCGAAAAAGACCACAAAGTGTGGTTTGATcttaaagaaagataaaagtttAGTAAAAAACAATAAGTTCTTGTTTTCGACAAGCTAG